Proteins from a genomic interval of Anaerolineae bacterium:
- a CDS encoding protoheme IX farnesyltransferase, with the protein MTNTSPLASAGFGRLTIATSVWVLFLIFFGAVVRVTDSGMGCPDWPLCYNQVIPPAELPAWIEFLHRVIAGIAGLLTVAVAVLAWRNYRQYRPIYVPALSGVGLVLFQAFLGGVTVWFNNAPLTVMAHVLAAVLYLALTVMIATVAHLPTTYVANAGVPAGHQSYFRWLIVAAVVVLALILTGATVVGAGAGLACLNDWPLCYGEIFPANAHPGVVIHLLHRFTVVAVGVVLAAVILQTRRRYSTHRLLVRWSTILGILFLAQVAVGGLNVWLLLPQTINALHLTLASAVWASLIIMLTLFYFTGKSLLPEEKPEEADGKPLDTPHKAAVYFKLTKPLVMALLLTTTLGAMFIAAKGIPPISLMLYTLLGGALAAGGASALNSYLDSDIDGLMARTSRRPTVTGLVTPDETLFFGLALSTLSFFVLATFVNMLSAALSMLGILYYVFFYTLYLKRATIHNIIIGGAAGAIPPLVGWAAVTGALDLSAFYLFALIFFWTPPHTWALALLVKKDYAQAHVPMLPVVAGEKETAYQIFLYSVLLITLTLLPFTFQMFGLPYLIAAVMLGLPFLYLAWKLWRNYSKSAGRRLYKFSQTYLALLFLVMVLDSSLF; encoded by the coding sequence ATGACCAATACTTCACCCCTGGCAAGCGCGGGCTTTGGGCGATTGACGATAGCCACGTCGGTGTGGGTCCTCTTTTTGATTTTTTTTGGGGCCGTGGTGCGGGTAACCGATTCCGGGATGGGCTGCCCGGATTGGCCTTTGTGTTACAACCAAGTTATCCCGCCGGCCGAACTTCCGGCCTGGATTGAGTTTTTGCACCGGGTTATTGCCGGAATTGCCGGCTTGCTCACCGTGGCTGTTGCGGTGCTGGCCTGGCGCAACTACCGCCAATACCGGCCTATCTATGTTCCGGCGCTGAGCGGGGTGGGCCTGGTTCTCTTCCAGGCTTTTTTGGGCGGCGTGACGGTTTGGTTCAATAACGCGCCGCTAACGGTTATGGCCCACGTGCTGGCGGCGGTATTGTACCTGGCCCTAACGGTAATGATCGCTACCGTCGCCCACCTGCCCACGACCTACGTGGCCAACGCCGGCGTGCCGGCCGGCCACCAAAGTTACTTTCGCTGGCTCATTGTTGCGGCCGTTGTGGTGCTGGCCCTCATTCTCACCGGGGCCACAGTGGTGGGCGCCGGGGCCGGGCTGGCCTGCCTGAACGATTGGCCTCTGTGTTACGGCGAGATCTTTCCGGCAAACGCCCATCCCGGCGTTGTCATTCACCTGCTGCATCGTTTTACCGTGGTGGCAGTGGGGGTGGTGTTGGCCGCCGTCATCCTGCAAACCCGCCGCCGTTATTCCACTCACCGATTGCTGGTCAGGTGGTCAACCATTTTGGGAATTTTATTCCTGGCGCAAGTGGCGGTGGGGGGGTTAAATGTGTGGCTGCTTTTGCCCCAAACCATCAACGCCCTGCATCTAACCCTGGCTTCAGCGGTGTGGGCCAGCCTGATCATAATGCTGACCCTTTTCTATTTTACCGGCAAATCTCTCCTGCCCGAGGAGAAGCCAGAAGAAGCAGATGGCAAACCTTTAGATACTCCCCACAAAGCGGCGGTTTACTTTAAACTGACCAAACCCCTGGTGATGGCCCTGTTATTGACCACCACCCTGGGCGCAATGTTTATTGCGGCCAAAGGAATCCCGCCAATTTCGCTGATGCTTTACACTCTGTTGGGCGGCGCATTGGCCGCAGGCGGGGCCAGCGCCCTCAATAGTTACCTTGACAGCGATATTGACGGCCTGATGGCCCGCACCTCCCGCCGCCCCACCGTGACCGGCCTGGTTACGCCCGACGAGACCCTCTTTTTTGGCCTGGCCCTGAGCACTCTATCGTTTTTTGTTTTGGCCACATTTGTGAACATGTTGAGCGCGGCCCTGAGCATGTTGGGCATTCTCTACTACGTTTTCTTTTACACCCTCTACCTCAAACGCGCCACCATACACAACATCATCATCGGCGGCGCGGCCGGGGCAATTCCGCCCCTGGTGGGTTGGGCCGCGGTTACGGGCGCGTTGGATTTGAGCGCGTTTTACCTGTTTGCCCTTATCTTTTTTTGGACTCCCCCGCACACCTGGGCGCTGGCCTTGCTGGTGAAAAAAGATTACGCCCAGGCCCACGTGCCTATGCTGCCCGTGGTGGCCGGGGAAAAAGAAACCGCCTACCAGATTTTTCTTTACTCCGTTTTGCTCATCACTTTAACCCTGCTGCCCTTCACCTTTCAGATGTTTGGGCTACCGTACTTGATCGCCGCGGTTATGCTGGGGCTGCCGTTTCTCTACCTGGCCTGGAAACTGTGGCGAAACTACAGCAAAAGCGCCGGCAGGCGGCTTTACAAATTTTCGCAAACCTACCTGGCCCTGCTCTTTTTGGTAATGGTGCTGGATAGTAGCCTGTTCTAA
- a CDS encoding type III polyketide synthase — protein MTIPAILSLATGTPPNQYRQMDIHDQWISPFLHTQRARAIFTAAEIDTRFSALADAAFLSNEPSTKARNDVYMQTARPLAQTVIRQALARANLAPTDLDHFIVISCTGFDDPGLDVLLAGDLHMRPDLRRSALIGMGCHAGLTGLDRAVLELAARPQSHVLVLTVELGTLHFQHGKKLDSMIAAALFGDGAAAVIVGPHTSPGRPKLLDTMTYSDYQAHDLLGFRVSDKGYEIRLDRNVPQALQNIVPNLVAGFLKRSNLNKDDIRFWGIHPGGAKIVDYLAQGLDLRPDEVNFSRQVLRQYGNMSSATIFFVLDQIIRQGQPQPGDYALLQSFGPGLTIELCLVQW, from the coding sequence ATGACGATTCCCGCCATCCTCAGCCTGGCAACCGGCACGCCGCCCAACCAATACCGCCAGATGGACATCCACGACCAATGGATTTCTCCTTTTTTACACACCCAACGGGCGCGGGCCATTTTTACCGCCGCCGAAATTGACACTCGCTTTAGCGCGCTGGCCGACGCCGCCTTTCTGAGCAACGAACCCAGCACCAAAGCCCGCAACGACGTGTACATGCAAACCGCCCGGCCCCTGGCCCAAACTGTTATCCGGCAAGCCCTCGCCCGGGCCAACCTGGCCCCCACCGACCTTGATCACTTCATCGTTATCTCCTGCACCGGCTTTGACGACCCCGGCCTGGACGTGCTTTTGGCCGGCGACCTGCACATGCGGCCCGACCTGCGGCGCAGCGCCCTCATTGGCATGGGCTGTCACGCCGGTTTGACCGGCCTGGACCGGGCCGTTCTGGAACTGGCTGCCCGCCCGCAAAGCCATGTTTTGGTATTGACGGTAGAATTGGGAACACTTCACTTTCAACACGGCAAAAAGTTGGACAGTATGATTGCGGCGGCGCTGTTTGGCGATGGCGCGGCGGCCGTGATCGTTGGCCCCCACACCTCGCCCGGCCGGCCCAAACTGCTGGACACTATGACCTACAGCGATTACCAGGCTCATGATCTGCTGGGTTTTCGGGTGTCCGACAAAGGGTATGAAATCCGGTTAGATAGAAACGTGCCTCAAGCCCTGCAAAATATTGTGCCCAATTTAGTGGCCGGCTTTTTGAAGCGGTCAAACCTTAACAAAGATGATATTCGCTTTTGGGGCATTCATCCGGGAGGAGCCAAAATTGTGGATTACCTGGCCCAGGGGCTTGATCTCAGGCCGGACGAGGTGAATTTCAGCCGTCAGGTGTTGCGCCAATATGGCAACATGTCGTCTGCCACCATCTTTTTTGTGCTCGACCAGATCATCCGGCAGGGCCAACCTCAACCGGGAGACTACGCCTTGCTCCAATCATTTGGCCCGGGTTTGACCATTGAATTATGCCTGGTGCAGTGGTAA
- a CDS encoding energy-coupling factor transporter transmembrane protein EcfT, which translates to MNTITGSASRPQTGYPFQAKTWTLWLLAALTPAILTKNPLYLLLLIAVVWLNYFSLDPKTATARGWRAFLYLGVVLALVSVVFNILFVRAGATHLFTLPKLQWQTTTEMGYVTVAQIGGKVTLESLVYGLNTGLALMTILLIFATFNTQVDHYQLLRSTPRFLYQSAIVMSIAITFIPYMLIAQREIREAQTLRGHRFRRIRDLLPLFVTLLAEGLERSLVLAESMEARGFSSPPPGQTVETGLRLKGCIALALTILLGGAFAWNYAPQKIIGGTMMLAGGTMLAMALWLVGRKVRRSRYRRALWRRQDTVVAVTAMISLSVILANWLTNRSILIFYPYPKLQWPPFSPMIALSLLLLATPVLIQWWVNLKKPGRSVEFRYD; encoded by the coding sequence TTGAATACTATTACCGGGAGCGCGTCTCGCCCCCAAACCGGATACCCCTTCCAGGCTAAAACCTGGACGTTGTGGCTATTAGCCGCCTTAACCCCGGCCATCTTGACCAAAAATCCGCTGTATCTTCTCCTCCTCATAGCCGTAGTTTGGCTCAATTACTTCAGCCTGGATCCAAAAACTGCCACGGCGCGGGGTTGGCGAGCCTTTCTTTACCTGGGAGTAGTGCTGGCGCTCGTGAGCGTTGTTTTCAACATCCTCTTTGTCCGGGCCGGCGCCACGCATCTTTTTACCTTGCCCAAACTACAATGGCAGACAACAACAGAAATGGGATATGTGACCGTCGCCCAAATTGGCGGCAAAGTGACCCTGGAAAGCCTGGTTTACGGGCTAAATACCGGCCTGGCCCTCATGACCATTCTGCTCATCTTTGCTACTTTTAATACCCAGGTAGACCATTACCAACTTTTACGCAGCACCCCCCGTTTTCTCTACCAATCCGCCATTGTTATGTCCATTGCCATCACCTTTATCCCCTACATGCTCATTGCCCAACGCGAAATCCGGGAAGCGCAAACCCTGCGCGGCCACCGCTTCCGTCGCATCCGCGACCTGCTTCCTCTTTTTGTAACGCTGCTGGCCGAAGGGCTGGAACGTAGTCTCGTGCTGGCCGAATCAATGGAAGCGCGAGGGTTCAGCAGCCCACCGCCGGGGCAAACCGTTGAAACAGGCCTGCGCCTCAAAGGCTGCATTGCCTTAGCGTTGACCATTTTGCTCGGCGGCGCCTTCGCCTGGAACTACGCGCCTCAAAAAATAATTGGGGGAACAATGATGCTGGCGGGGGGAACAATGCTGGCGATGGCCTTATGGCTGGTGGGCCGCAAGGTACGGCGCAGCCGTTACCGGCGCGCCCTGTGGCGGCGACAGGATACGGTGGTAGCCGTCACTGCAATGATAAGTTTAAGTGTTATATTGGCCAACTGGCTCACCAACCGGTCTATCTTAATTTTCTATCCATACCCCAAATTGCAATGGCCGCCCTTCTCGCCCATGATTGCCCTCAGCTTGCTCCTGCTCGCCACGCCGGTTTTGATCCAGTGGTGGGTAAATTTAAAAAAACCTGGCCGGTCCGTGGAGTTCAGGTATGATTGA
- a CDS encoding ABC transporter ATP-binding protein translates to MIELNKVTYTYPLQQHPALQNISLTISPGEFLLVVGPSGVGKSTLLRCINGLVPHFHGGEIRGQIQVAGRDPLALGPRGMADLVGFVFQDPETQFVTEQVEDELAFALENHNFSQTTMRKRVEEVLDQLSIAYLRQRRIDTLSGGERQRVAIGSVLALQPSILVLDEPTSQLDPQAAEEILTTLQKFNEDLGLTIIISEHRLERVAQYADRICYLPASNQPPITGQPRDVLAQAELAPPLVKLGQKLGWPLIPLTIKEGRPFAAALKSQLPRAKPSLTSGQTRPPTESVIRLKNVSYRYDGDVEALKDVSLNIQRGERVVLMGRNGSGKSTLLKNLVGLLHPQQGKIEILGQDTRKTPLLEITQQVGFVPQNPGRLLFHDTVAEELAFTRQAHQLPPLNPTDLLQKLGLEHLAQAYPRDLSSGERQRVALAAILAAEPEIVLLDEPTRGLDYQNKAQLTRILNNLARQNVTIVLATHDVEMVAHCADRVVIMGEGQVVVDGPVREVMTESMVFASQINKLLRDSRFLTVEDVLQACGLALNPC, encoded by the coding sequence ATGATTGAATTGAACAAGGTCACCTACACCTATCCTCTTCAACAACATCCCGCCCTGCAAAACATCTCTTTGACCATTTCTCCCGGCGAATTTCTACTGGTCGTTGGCCCGTCGGGCGTGGGCAAAAGCACCCTGCTGCGTTGTATCAACGGCCTGGTGCCTCATTTTCACGGGGGAGAAATCCGGGGGCAAATACAGGTTGCGGGTCGAGACCCCCTTGCCCTGGGGCCGCGCGGCATGGCCGACCTGGTTGGGTTTGTGTTTCAAGACCCTGAAACACAATTTGTCACCGAGCAGGTAGAGGACGAATTGGCCTTTGCGTTGGAAAATCACAATTTTTCACAGACCACCATGCGCAAGCGGGTCGAAGAAGTGCTCGACCAACTGTCCATTGCGTACCTGCGGCAGCGGCGTATTGACACTCTCTCCGGCGGCGAACGCCAGCGCGTGGCTATTGGCAGTGTGCTCGCCTTGCAACCTTCAATCCTGGTGCTCGACGAGCCGACCTCCCAGCTTGACCCCCAGGCCGCCGAAGAAATTTTAACCACCCTGCAAAAATTCAATGAAGACCTGGGGTTGACCATCATCATCTCCGAGCATCGTTTAGAACGAGTGGCCCAATACGCCGACCGGATTTGTTACCTGCCCGCCTCAAATCAGCCGCCTATCACGGGCCAACCCCGTGATGTTTTGGCGCAGGCGGAGCTGGCCCCCCCCTTGGTAAAATTGGGGCAAAAACTTGGCTGGCCGCTGATTCCCTTGACCATCAAAGAAGGCCGGCCTTTTGCCGCCGCTCTTAAATCCCAATTGCCGCGGGCTAAACCATCCCTCACTTCCGGCCAAACAAGACCGCCAACTGAGTCGGTGATCAGGCTAAAAAATGTGTCCTACCGTTATGATGGAGATGTTGAAGCGCTCAAAGATGTCAGCCTGAACATCCAACGCGGCGAACGGGTGGTTTTGATGGGACGAAACGGCTCCGGCAAAAGCACCCTCTTAAAAAACCTGGTCGGTCTGCTTCACCCGCAGCAAGGCAAAATCGAGATTTTGGGCCAGGATACCCGGAAAACGCCCCTGCTTGAAATTACCCAGCAGGTTGGCTTTGTGCCCCAAAATCCGGGCCGCCTGCTCTTTCACGACACGGTGGCTGAAGAACTGGCCTTTACCCGGCAAGCGCACCAACTTCCCCCCTTAAATCCAACGGACCTTTTACAAAAATTGGGGCTGGAACACCTGGCCCAGGCCTATCCCCGCGACTTGAGCAGCGGCGAACGCCAGCGGGTAGCCCTGGCCGCCATTTTAGCCGCTGAGCCGGAAATCGTGCTCCTGGACGAGCCGACTCGCGGCCTGGACTACCAAAATAAAGCCCAATTGACCCGTATTCTCAATAACCTCGCCCGGCAAAATGTAACCATTGTGCTGGCCACGCACGATGTGGAGATGGTGGCTCACTGCGCCGACCGGGTGGTCATTATGGGCGAGGGGCAGGTGGTGGTAGACGGGCCGGTCCGCGAGGTGATGACCGAGTCAATGGTCTTTGCCTCGCAAATCAACAAACTGTTACGCGACAGCCGCTTTCTGACGGTGGAAGACGTGTTGCAGGCATGTGGCCTTGCGCTAAACCCATGTTAA